A genomic region of Sideroxydans sp. CL21 contains the following coding sequences:
- the gmd gene encoding GDP-mannose 4,6-dehydratase, with translation MNRIALITGITGQDGAYLAEFLLKKGYIVHGIKRRASLFNTDRIDHLYQDPHVSNRNFILHYGDMTDSSSLTRIVQQVQPDEIYNLAAQSHVAVSFEEPEYTANSDALGALRVLEAIRILGLEKKTRFYQASTSELYGLVQETPQKETTPFYPRSPYAVAKLYAYWITVNYREAYGMYACNGILFNHESPVRGETFVTRKITRALSRIKLGLQDCLYLGNLNSLRDWGHAKDYVEMQWLMLQQDKPDDFVIATGVQYSVRDFVNTAARELDMVIFWRGEGAEEKGYDVSGKCIVAVDPRYFRPTEVETLLGDASKAREKLGWTPRISFRELVSEMVREDLKSSERDELVKKHGYPAFDYHE, from the coding sequence ATGAACAGGATCGCCCTCATCACGGGGATTACAGGACAGGATGGCGCTTATCTCGCCGAGTTTCTGCTGAAAAAAGGCTACATCGTGCACGGCATCAAACGCCGTGCTTCCCTGTTCAATACCGACCGCATTGATCATCTGTATCAGGATCCCCACGTCAGCAACCGCAACTTCATTTTGCATTATGGCGACATGACGGATTCCAGCAGCCTGACCCGCATCGTTCAACAGGTTCAGCCGGACGAGATATACAACCTTGCCGCACAAAGCCACGTGGCGGTTTCATTTGAAGAACCGGAATACACCGCCAACTCCGATGCATTGGGTGCCTTGCGCGTGCTGGAGGCCATCCGTATTCTTGGTCTGGAAAAGAAGACCCGTTTCTATCAGGCATCCACTTCCGAGCTATACGGTCTGGTGCAGGAAACACCGCAAAAGGAAACTACCCCGTTCTATCCGCGTTCACCCTACGCGGTAGCCAAGCTCTACGCCTACTGGATTACCGTCAATTACCGCGAAGCGTACGGAATGTATGCCTGCAACGGCATCCTGTTCAATCACGAATCGCCGGTACGTGGCGAGACCTTCGTCACGCGGAAGATTACCCGTGCCTTGTCGCGCATCAAACTGGGACTCCAAGACTGTCTCTATCTAGGCAATTTAAATTCCCTGCGCGACTGGGGGCATGCCAAAGACTATGTCGAGATGCAATGGTTGATGTTGCAGCAGGACAAACCGGACGACTTTGTGATTGCCACCGGCGTCCAATACAGTGTGCGCGATTTCGTCAATACTGCAGCAAGGGAACTGGATATGGTCATCTTCTGGCGCGGTGAGGGAGCGGAAGAAAAGGGTTACGACGTTTCAGGCAAATGTATCGTTGCTGTCGATCCGCGCTACTTCCGCCCCACCGAAGTCGAAACATTGTTGGGCGACGCCAGCAAAGCCAGGGAAAAACTTGGCTGGACTCCCAGGATCAGTTTTAGAGAACTCGTCAGCGAGATGGTGCGCGAAGATCTGAAATCCTCCGAGCGCGACGAGCTGGTCAAAAAACACGGCTACCCCGCTTTCGATTATCACGAATAA
- a CDS encoding GDP-L-fucose synthase: MDLDAKIYVAGHHGLVGSALMRNLWDKGYNNLITCTHDELDLADQAAVREFFAQEKPEYVFLAAAKVGGIHANNTYPAEFIQQNLAIQTNVIHESWRNNVQRLLFLGSSCIYPRDCPQPMKEEYLLTGPLEPTNRPYALAKIAGIEMCWSYNRQYGTRFLAVMPTNLYGPGDNYHPENSHVIPALIRKFHEAKLNNASSVTVWGTGTPRREFMYSEDMADACIYLMNLPDAQFTPLLGQDRNDGLPPLMNIGVGQDLTIRELAETIKNVVGFTGEIIFDSTKPDGPKRKLMKVDRLHAMGWQAATELADGLELAYQDFESRFPTQSLVGV; the protein is encoded by the coding sequence ATGGACCTGGACGCCAAAATTTATGTTGCAGGACATCACGGGTTGGTGGGTTCTGCCCTGATGCGTAACCTGTGGGACAAGGGCTACAACAACCTCATCACCTGCACTCACGATGAGCTGGATCTGGCCGACCAGGCGGCGGTGCGTGAATTCTTCGCGCAGGAAAAGCCGGAATATGTATTTCTCGCCGCTGCCAAAGTCGGGGGCATTCATGCCAACAACACCTATCCGGCAGAATTCATCCAGCAAAACCTTGCGATTCAGACCAACGTTATTCACGAGTCCTGGCGCAACAATGTGCAGCGCCTGCTATTTCTTGGCTCCTCCTGTATCTATCCGCGTGACTGCCCGCAGCCAATGAAAGAGGAATACCTGCTGACCGGCCCGCTGGAACCAACGAATCGTCCTTATGCATTGGCCAAGATCGCCGGTATCGAGATGTGCTGGAGCTACAACCGGCAATACGGCACCCGCTTCCTCGCCGTTATGCCTACCAATCTGTATGGGCCAGGCGACAATTACCATCCCGAAAACTCCCACGTCATCCCCGCGCTCATCCGCAAGTTCCACGAAGCCAAGCTCAATAACGCATCCAGTGTCACGGTTTGGGGCACCGGCACGCCCAGGCGCGAATTCATGTACAGCGAAGACATGGCCGATGCCTGCATTTATTTGATGAACCTGCCTGATGCACAGTTCACCCCGCTGCTGGGGCAGGATCGCAACGACGGCTTGCCGCCGCTCATGAATATCGGCGTCGGGCAGGACCTGACCATTCGAGAATTGGCCGAAACGATCAAAAACGTGGTGGGATTCACTGGAGAAATCATCTTCGATAGCACGAAACCCGATGGTCCTAAGCGCAAGCTGATGAAGGTGGATCGGCTGCATGCCATGGGTTGGCAGGCAGCGACGGAACTTGCCGACGGCCTGGAGCTGGCCTATCAGGATTTTGAATCACGATTTCCCACGCAGTCATTGGTTGGTGTGTGA
- the epsI gene encoding exosortase-associated protein EpsI, B-type, whose product MKNIPVKNLLIGLVMAIAAIIALTYKPATLAAQQVPKIDLETMIPKQFGDWHLDESLMPLRASPDQEEALKKIYSQILTRTYVSSLGQKVMLSVVYGDGIDRQLDVHRPEVCYAAQGFQVSRYTDQVIHTLFGGLSVRRLVATNGQRIEPISYWIKVGDKAVSSSFERKLQKIKQGLTGQADSGMLARVSSIETNQVLAYTEQEIFINDMLQAMPEEQRKQLIGDQLPELTIAKDIK is encoded by the coding sequence ATGAAAAATATACCTGTAAAAAATTTGTTGATTGGTTTGGTCATGGCTATTGCTGCAATCATAGCATTGACATACAAACCTGCCACACTGGCTGCACAGCAGGTGCCGAAAATCGATTTGGAAACCATGATTCCGAAACAGTTTGGGGACTGGCATCTGGATGAGTCTCTTATGCCTTTGCGCGCCAGCCCTGACCAGGAAGAAGCGCTAAAGAAAATATACAGCCAGATTCTCACCCGTACGTATGTCAGCAGTCTAGGTCAAAAAGTCATGCTTTCGGTTGTGTATGGCGATGGAATAGACCGCCAATTGGATGTGCATAGACCGGAAGTCTGCTATGCAGCGCAGGGATTTCAGGTTTCGCGTTACACCGATCAAGTTATTCATACACTGTTCGGAGGCCTGTCTGTACGAAGGCTGGTTGCGACGAATGGGCAGCGCATAGAGCCGATCAGCTACTGGATCAAGGTTGGCGATAAAGCCGTAAGCAGTTCGTTTGAGCGCAAGCTGCAAAAAATAAAGCAAGGACTCACCGGACAAGCCGACTCGGGCATGCTGGCGCGCGTTTCTTCCATCGAGACCAACCAAGTGTTGGCCTATACAGAACAGGAAATTTTTATCAATGACATGCTGCAGGCAATGCCGGAAGAGCAGCGTAAGCAACTGATAGGCGACCAACTACCGGAATTAACTATTGCAAAGGATATCAAATGA